The stretch of DNA GTTTAATAGGAACATTAATGTGTGCTTTTGTTTACAGAGACTGGAAAATGTCGTGGCATTGGATATGTGACATTCTCTATGGAAGAAGATGCACAACGGGCCATAAAAGAAGTCAAAGAGTATGACAAGCAGAAGATATTTGTGACTGTGGCCAAGAAAAAACCTGATcataagaaaaagaagaagaaagagaaaacagaAGAAGGTTAGACCCTCATGCATATATTTCAATCGTTGAttgtttttactttcttttttggTTTGGAAGAAATGAGTCTGAACTGTTCATGCAGGTTCAGGAGACAAAGAGAAACCTGGGAAACCTGAGAAACCAACAGAAACCAAAAGTCCTGAAAAGTTTACAggcataaaaaagaaaaacttaaaaGCTCGACTGATCATCAGAAATCTCAGTTTTAAGGTAAGTTGATTAAATTCTGTTGTATAAAGGAACAATCCATAGTTGTGACATTTGATATTGGCTCTTACACCTATGCTGTTTATGTGCAGTGTGAAGAAGATGATTTGAAGAAGATCTTCTCCAAGTTTGGAACCGTGCTTGAGGCCAACATTCCCTTAAAACCAGGTACAACTTTGACCAACAAGTGCATCTGACTGTTTAAAAGCATCTCTTAAATTCGCTTtatctgatgttttttttttttatacggCCATCCACTTTGATTAGTTTTTATGGCATCATGTTTGTGCAGATGGGAAGAAGCGAGGTTTTGCATTTGTGCAGTTTAAGTGCATGTCAGAAGCTGGAAAAGCTCTCGCTGCAATGAACCTGAAGGAGATCAAAGGTGAGTCTTTCTCAACACTTAACACTGTTGCGGTGCTTCTTGACCTGGGAATactaacattaatattattaataatatttcaaaacaatctatgctaaaaaacaaaacaaaaacattaaaaatttgatattaaaactaaaaaattaaaacagaatatCCAGAAACGTCTGGAATCACAAAATGAATTTATATCGGCGCTGCCATTTTTTGCTAttaacaaaatgtgttttattcgTCGCTCACAGACAGAAAGGTGGCTGTGGATTGGGCTATTGCAAAGGACAAGTATCAAGCTACCCAATCAGCGGCTggtaatttttgtcattttcactgcatttttatttatttatgtggaTGTGGTTGTAAAAAGCTTTGAAAGTGCATCTACCATCTAGATTTTTGTAGTGAAGAGTATCTGGATATCTTGCAGGAACTATCAAAGAAGAGAATGTGAATTCTGAAGGTGCAGGAGCTGATGGGAATGAAGGTGCCAAGAAAAAGTAAGTGCTGGAAATGCAACAGATCTCTTTacgtgtgtttatgtgaattcCTTGAATTTAAAATGAGGTCTCTTGTGTTAAGGTCTGTATCGCAAGAAGAGAAGGATGACTCCGAGTCAGAGGAAGAGGACGCTTCAGAGGATGATGACGACGACGACAGTGCAGAAAATGAATCTCAGCATACAGATAGTGATGCCAGCGaacctgatgatgatgatgatgatgatgacgatgattACGACGACGATGACGACAATGAGGGAAAAAGTGACTatgattcatttattcatagACAACAACCATAAAGCCCGTTTCACACATGATTCGTTTGCAGCGTatgcagtacaatttttttccgtGCCCATGTTTAACAGGTTAGAGCATTCACACTGCATGCAGACATGGTCCGGCAATGCTTTCCaggatctgtgtgtgtgcagcagTGCAGCGATCATTTCCACACCAAGTCTATTTTTGTTGTAACACATTGTTCGTGGTCAAAATGAACATGGATTGACACAAAAATGTAGTAATTTCACCATAAATGCATGTAATTAAAGTCTACCGTGTTTTTCAGTCAACAGATGTCTTTTACCCAGTGTAAAGCAAGAAAAAGTATAGCTTTATCTTACCTCACATTTAGATAAACAAGGCGACATAATGGATGGCACTCATCTCTTTGTGGAGGTGGAAAAACATAGAGTTCTTTATGACCCGCAGGATTTCTTGTATAACGatttaaatgcaaaagaaaaggcatttattcaccctcaagccatcctaggtgtatatgtctttcttctttctgatgaacacaattggagttctattaataaatatcctgatgcttccaagctttataatggcagtgaacgggggcAACAAGTTTGAAGCTTAATAaagttccatccatccatcataaacatattccacacagctccgggggttaataaaggccttctgaaggaaAGCGATGCGTTCGTGTaaggaaaatatccatatttaacacgttataaagtaaaatatctagcttctgccagaccaccttccatattcaaccgTAACTGACGtcgcttttttcgtaagttgaatacggaagacgTAGGACATagcataagcgttttgaactgccagaggcgttacactttctagataattttactttataatgtgttaaatatgggcatttttcttacacaaacgcatcgcttaacttttcagaatttattaatatatctctgattgtgtccATCAGaaggaaaaaagtcatatacacctaggatggcttgagggtgaaaaAATCttggtaattttcattttacagtgaactaatcctttaggttttaatttaaaatgttttgatacTACCTTTTAACATaagaaaagtacatttaaatgaTTTGCCACTTGCTTGAGCAACTtaatatataaatctatatagATGTAATGAATTGAGTAATACGTTGTTTAAATGTAGTGTCTTTAAATGTGAATACGTCTATGAAAGATTGTATAACTGTTCTGTGTGATAAAAGAATCACaatgctgaagaaacatttttagTAACAACGTTTGgattagaaacaaaattaatgGATAAATATTGTGTTTGTGGTATACAGCTGTGGATCAGTTGTTCACTGCAAACGTGTCATATGTGAAAGCGCAATGAGCCTGTGCTGCTTCTGCACTGCATACGTACCGTACATGGATCATGTTTGAAACGGGTGTATGTCATATCGTGCATGTAATGTGTCGTCAACATTGTGACTCTGTAAATCTCTATCAACAGCTCTTCCAAAGAAGAAGAGAGACCCTCTTCCTTCAGATGTGAATGAAGGACGAACCATCTTCATCAGGTGAGAATCATATGAGGAAGTTCTGTTGTTatatagatgtttttttttttaaactagttAAACATATTTACCAAACTACACAGCAGTGCTGTCTATAAACAGTTTTAAACAgtatcatattttcatttctttttgggTTCTGTCAGAAATCTGTCCTTTGACACAGATGAAGAGGGTTTGGAGGAAACTTTGTTGCAGTTTGGCGAGCTAAAATATGTACGTGTGGTGATGAACGCAGACACAGGATATTCAAAAGGTATTTTTAGTTACAAAACCCTGGCCTTTATTGAATGTAAGTACTTTATTCATAGTAATTCTCTCTTTTTACATGTCTGTCTGTTTAGGTTGTGCTTTTGCTCAGTTCAAAAGTAAAGAAGCGGCAGAGAAAtgtattgctgctgctgctcaagATGAAAAAGAGGTGAGTTCACTGTCCTGCAGCTCTAGGGAGAGTTGCTGTTCTTAGATCTTCAACATATTATATTAGTAAACATAGGATCGTTGTGCTGATGCATATGTGTATTTCAGTTTGGTGGCATTAAGGTTGATGGCAGGAGATTGTACATTTTGCCTGCTGTAAACAGAGAAGATGCTTCAAATTTAAAGGACAAGAAAGTGAAAACTCACACGGGCACCAGGAACCTTTACCTCGCCAGAGAGGGCTGTAAGTGAAGACAAAATGCTGCCAGTCAACTGACTAATAACAGAGCTTTGTTTTAGTTCTCCAATAGCAGTAACGGCTCTGTTTACACCTTGtattatagggttagttcaccccaaaaataaaaattatcccataatgtacttaagctgtcctaggtgtatatgactttcttctttcagccaaacacaattggagttatattaaaaaaatataactcgctcttccaagctttataatgggagtgaatggtaccctaGATTTTGAATCCCAaataagtgcatccatccatcataagagtaatccatacagctccagggggttaataaaggccttctgaagcgaagcgatgtgtttttgtaagaaaaatatccatatattttataactttataaactgtagtCACTGGCTTCTGGTATGGTTGTACAAACTCATGCTCCTCTTATGTCGAActgttttgggtgaactaaccctttaagaagcgTTTCTGTCAAtctgatcacaagtggacaacgaTAAATTCAGCTGTAAATGTGgactaaaacgttttgagcctttgagcttgtccactttctaCCACTTctagaggtagttgaaaacgcttattttgtccattagatcgaaagatcttaAAAAGCCCAAACATtgacccacccatagaccctccccttaaagaaatcaggacagaagtggttgaaaatggacaaaagagacggattaaaacaccaggtgtaaacgggaatgtgtttccctcatctacttgtgatctgatcaaccaaaacatatcttaataccaggtgtaaacagggtcaaGGACTAAAGTGCACCTGGAATAACTTGTTACCTCTTGAACTTTTTCTAGTGATTCGTCCTGGATCCAAGGCTGCAGAGGGAGTTTCAGAAACTGACATGGCCAAGAGAACAAGAGTAAGTGCAGAGAATAcgtgtttgtcatttttattcgtttttgtttcaagtatttttataaatctttaaaaaatgtttttcttttgtagatttagtaattttagtatttcagCTTGCCAaggcaactaactgaaaatgatttttaatagtttgttaAAAATAACGACGCTTTGATACATTTGATACATACAAGTCAATACTACACTTGTTTTCCCCTCATATTTACAGTCAcgacttaataaaaataaaaaatgtaatctgCCATTAACATGATTTTGTTTTCAGGTGGtgtctatattttttgtttttatttattatttagacatcTGATTGCATTTTCTCATAGAAAATGGGAAATGACATTTACATGAGTAAAACGCTCAGTGGAATGTGTTATGTTGCAATAACAATTTTGCtgtcaattaaaaataaaaataatagaagCATTGATTTCAAGTTACTTTGGTAGATAAAAACAAATAAGGGATCATGCCAGGTGTAAAGGGGGgccaaatagtatttttatgcatgctttctgatttttgtgtgtttgtatgtgttgtCAGTTTGAGGAGCTGAAAAGGGCAAAGTTAAAGGACGTTAATGTGTATGTGTCTAAAACACGGCTGTGTGTGCATAACCTGCCTAAGAGCGTCCATCAGCCTAAATTTCGCAAGCTCTGCCTTGCTGCCGCTGGTGGTAAAGGCGTCCGCATCACTGAGGTAatacactcatacacacactttACCTgcataaaatattgttaaaccAACATATATTTGTAAACCAATATTTGTAAAAACCAACTAACAGCAAACcaa from Ctenopharyngodon idella isolate HZGC_01 chromosome 18, HZGC01, whole genome shotgun sequence encodes:
- the rbm28 gene encoding RNA-binding protein 28 isoform X1; amino-acid sequence: MGRRLLAVKNSRAELVVKMPAVTLFVRRLPETTTNERLAKVFSEIGPLKNCFVVRDRETGKCRGIGYVTFSMEEDAQRAIKEVKEYDKQKIFVTVAKKKPDHKKKKKKEKTEEGSGDKEKPGKPEKPTETKSPEKFTGIKKKNLKARLIIRNLSFKCEEDDLKKIFSKFGTVLEANIPLKPDGKKRGFAFVQFKCMSEAGKALAAMNLKEIKDRKVAVDWAIAKDKYQATQSAAGTIKEENVNSEGAGADGNEGAKKKSVSQEEKDDSESEEEDASEDDDDDDSAENESQHTDSDASEPDDDDDDDDDDYDDDDDNEGKTLPKKKRDPLPSDVNEGRTIFIRNLSFDTDEEGLEETLLQFGELKYVRVVMNADTGYSKGCAFAQFKSKEAAEKCIAAAAQDEKEFGGIKVDGRRLYILPAVNREDASNLKDKKVKTHTGTRNLYLAREGLIRPGSKAAEGVSETDMAKRTRFEELKRAKLKDVNVYVSKTRLCVHNLPKSVHQPKFRKLCLAAAGGKGVRITECRVMYDKKPIRGQVVGQSLGYGFVEFKEHEQALQALRHLNNNPDIFGPQKRPIVEFSLEDGKKLKLKAIRLENSKKRLKQVSSQTEGQPLHPSGKMKGPLQKGNAASVDKQEKAQGSQYTGFMTKPEVEHVELKDGKKRQKVLHMPSHRGPKIRKRDKGKQPMVQPKKPKKGPSRKDRNMSTFIEKRSMNSKQNGKPAKRKFQNREDARFDSLVDQYKKKLMGKSNTKTLVKKSKWFS
- the rbm28 gene encoding RNA-binding protein 28 isoform X2; amino-acid sequence: MPAVTLFVRRLPETTTNERLAKVFSEIGPLKNCFVVRDRETGKCRGIGYVTFSMEEDAQRAIKEVKEYDKQKIFVTVAKKKPDHKKKKKKEKTEEGSGDKEKPGKPEKPTETKSPEKFTGIKKKNLKARLIIRNLSFKCEEDDLKKIFSKFGTVLEANIPLKPDGKKRGFAFVQFKCMSEAGKALAAMNLKEIKDRKVAVDWAIAKDKYQATQSAAGTIKEENVNSEGAGADGNEGAKKKSVSQEEKDDSESEEEDASEDDDDDDSAENESQHTDSDASEPDDDDDDDDDDYDDDDDNEGKTLPKKKRDPLPSDVNEGRTIFIRNLSFDTDEEGLEETLLQFGELKYVRVVMNADTGYSKGCAFAQFKSKEAAEKCIAAAAQDEKEFGGIKVDGRRLYILPAVNREDASNLKDKKVKTHTGTRNLYLAREGLIRPGSKAAEGVSETDMAKRTRFEELKRAKLKDVNVYVSKTRLCVHNLPKSVHQPKFRKLCLAAAGGKGVRITECRVMYDKKPIRGQVVGQSLGYGFVEFKEHEQALQALRHLNNNPDIFGPQKRPIVEFSLEDGKKLKLKAIRLENSKKRLKQVSSQTEGQPLHPSGKMKGPLQKGNAASVDKQEKAQGSQYTGFMTKPEVEHVELKDGKKRQKVLHMPSHRGPKIRKRDKGKQPMVQPKKPKKGPSRKDRNMSTFIEKRSMNSKQNGKPAKRKFQNREDARFDSLVDQYKKKLMGKSNTKTLVKKSKWFS